A portion of the Rubritalea squalenifaciens DSM 18772 genome contains these proteins:
- the mnhG gene encoding monovalent cation/H(+) antiporter subunit G translates to MTTIIVSTILILGSLFGLLASIGVMRMPDLFCRMHAATKAGAFGLGTMLLAFIIANPNPRSLIQSSLIIIFFYLTAPVAAQMIGRAGIRRRVHLFKGTKGVNTQKNENIQQDSQYP, encoded by the coding sequence ATGACTACCATCATCGTCAGCACCATTCTCATCCTCGGCTCTCTGTTCGGGCTCTTGGCTTCGATAGGCGTCATGCGCATGCCGGACCTCTTCTGCCGTATGCACGCCGCGACCAAAGCGGGAGCCTTTGGGCTGGGAACCATGCTACTGGCCTTCATCATCGCGAACCCCAACCCGCGTAGTCTGATTCAGTCCTCACTGATCATCATCTTCTTTTATCTCACCGCCCCCGTTGCAGCCCAGATGATCGGCCGCGCCGGCATCCGCAGACGGGTCCACCTCTTCAAAGGGACCAAAGGGGTGAATACCCAGAAAAACGAAAACATTCAGCAGGATTCACAATACCCCTAA
- a CDS encoding monovalent cation/H+ antiporter complex subunit F produces MYFDPIELPSWVYILSKSMLTLAMLFTAWRMWLGPTVMDRVVALDLLAALIMGQCVIHTMETGFMSYLDIATAIAIISFLATVAFARYLENKNAPL; encoded by the coding sequence ATGTATTTTGATCCCATAGAATTACCCTCCTGGGTCTACATACTCTCCAAATCCATGCTCACCCTCGCCATGCTATTCACAGCCTGGCGCATGTGGCTGGGCCCCACCGTCATGGACAGGGTCGTCGCCCTGGACCTGCTCGCTGCCCTCATCATGGGCCAATGCGTGATCCACACCATGGAGACTGGCTTCATGTCTTATCTTGATATCGCCACGGCCATTGCCATCATCAGCTTTTTGGCCACCGTGGCTTTCGCCCGCTATCTGGAAAACAAAAACGCCCCGCTATGA
- a CDS encoding Na+/H+ antiporter subunit E — protein MKSPLSIIIWSGHFIRLFTFYLWEVLKSNLNIAYEILTPTHHMKPAIISVDVSKLTERQLLVAANMISMTPGTLSLNVTDDQHYLQIHSMYVENPKATAKELQEKYFTKVCHVF, from the coding sequence ATGAAATCCCCTCTCTCCATCATTATCTGGTCAGGACACTTTATCAGGCTGTTCACTTTCTATCTATGGGAAGTGCTCAAGAGTAATCTAAACATCGCCTACGAGATCCTGACTCCGACCCACCACATGAAACCGGCCATCATCAGCGTGGATGTCTCCAAGCTCACCGAGCGCCAACTTCTCGTCGCCGCAAACATGATCTCCATGACACCGGGCACGCTCAGCCTCAACGTGACCGATGACCAACACTACTTGCAGATCCACAGCATGTACGTCGAGAACCCCAAAGCGACTGCCAAAGAACTCCAAGAAAAATACTTCACCAAGGTTTGCCATGTATTTTGA
- a CDS encoding Na+/H+ antiporter subunit D has product MIWLLNTILLPFLSALLCLILGQRPRLARIASVVGASLTFLNSILLLNATIREGYISFQGGSWDAPIGITLIADVFSASMVCITGVVTLAVAVYSIKDINDPLVKKHFFALFHFLIMGVSGAFITGDLFNLYVWFEVMLLASFVLVTLGGSKDQLEGGVKYLVINIISSVLFLAGLGLQYGKLGTLNMAHIAQKLAVTDDAFFVNSSAMLLLVAFGIKAGLFPFFFWLPASYHTPRVSVSAVFAGLLTKVGVYALIRAYTLFYHSQFHVVQDLLLWLAAATMVTGVLGAASHFDIRKILSFHIISQIGYMVMGLAIGTSLAVTAAIFYILHHIIVKTNLFLISGLIMRKSGSSHLYLIGGLYRMAPWISLIFLIPAFSLGGIPPLSGFWAKLGVIQAGVDSGYYALVITSLLVGIFTLFSMTKIWAEAFWKNHPDADKPHTMEQQPNLPLEPSLVAPCVVLSLMTLAIGLYSEPLFELAELASKQLLSPDLYIQHVLKQSL; this is encoded by the coding sequence ATGATCTGGCTCCTCAATACGATCCTGCTCCCTTTTCTATCAGCTCTTCTCTGCCTGATTCTAGGACAACGCCCTCGACTCGCCAGAATTGCGTCGGTAGTAGGGGCTTCACTGACCTTCCTTAACTCGATCCTACTGCTGAACGCCACCATCCGGGAAGGCTATATCAGTTTCCAAGGAGGGAGTTGGGACGCACCGATAGGAATCACACTGATCGCGGATGTCTTCAGTGCCTCCATGGTCTGCATCACGGGAGTGGTGACTTTGGCGGTCGCCGTTTACTCGATCAAAGACATCAACGACCCACTGGTAAAAAAACATTTCTTCGCCCTCTTTCATTTCCTCATCATGGGAGTGAGCGGAGCCTTCATCACTGGAGACCTTTTTAATCTCTACGTGTGGTTTGAAGTCATGCTCCTGGCATCTTTCGTGCTCGTCACTCTGGGTGGCTCCAAAGACCAGCTGGAGGGGGGCGTCAAATACCTCGTCATCAACATCATTTCCTCCGTACTCTTCCTCGCAGGACTGGGACTTCAGTACGGCAAGTTAGGAACGCTGAACATGGCTCACATCGCTCAGAAACTGGCCGTCACCGATGATGCCTTCTTTGTGAACAGTAGTGCCATGCTTCTGCTCGTCGCCTTCGGTATCAAAGCTGGCCTGTTCCCCTTCTTCTTCTGGCTACCAGCATCCTACCACACCCCCCGAGTCTCCGTATCCGCAGTCTTTGCCGGACTTCTCACCAAGGTAGGAGTCTACGCCCTAATCCGTGCCTACACACTTTTTTATCACAGCCAGTTTCACGTCGTCCAAGACCTGCTTCTCTGGCTAGCAGCCGCCACCATGGTCACGGGCGTATTGGGTGCGGCCTCGCATTTCGATATCCGCAAAATCCTCTCCTTCCACATCATCAGTCAGATTGGCTACATGGTGATGGGCTTGGCCATCGGCACCTCTCTAGCCGTCACCGCTGCTATCTTCTACATCCTTCACCACATCATTGTGAAAACGAACCTCTTCCTGATAAGCGGTCTGATCATGAGAAAATCAGGCAGCTCTCACCTCTACCTGATAGGAGGACTCTACCGCATGGCTCCGTGGATTTCGCTGATCTTCCTCATTCCCGCCTTCTCACTCGGAGGCATCCCACCGCTATCCGGCTTCTGGGCCAAACTGGGTGTCATCCAGGCTGGCGTGGACTCAGGCTACTACGCCCTCGTCATCACCTCTCTGCTCGTGGGTATCTTCACGCTCTTCTCTATGACGAAGATCTGGGCGGAGGCCTTCTGGAAAAATCATCCCGATGCCGATAAACCCCACACCATGGAGCAACAGCCGAACCTCCCCCTGGAGCCCTCGCTTGTGGCACCATGTGTGGTACTTTCCCTAATGACCCTCGCCATCGGGCTCTATAGTGAACCGCTCTTCGAGCTCGCCGAGCTGGCCAGCAAGCAGCTGCTGTCTCCAGATCTCTACATTCAACATGTCCTCAAACAGTCACTATGA
- a CDS encoding NADH-quinone oxidoreductase subunit K yields MNIFIAILIGALFAAGLYCLLRRSIMKLIVGTMLLSQAVNLLVFSSAGLNSSTPAFVDPETKEPPAIHADPLSQALVLTAIVISFGLVIFTISLLLKAHRAVGSEDLNDFNHTDRL; encoded by the coding sequence ATGAATATTTTTATCGCCATACTTATCGGAGCCTTGTTTGCGGCCGGCCTTTATTGCCTGCTGCGGCGAAGTATCATGAAGCTCATCGTCGGCACCATGCTTCTCAGCCAGGCCGTCAACCTGCTTGTCTTCTCATCTGCCGGACTGAACTCAAGCACCCCAGCCTTTGTGGACCCTGAGACAAAAGAGCCACCCGCTATCCATGCGGACCCACTCTCCCAAGCACTGGTTCTCACCGCCATCGTGATCAGCTTTGGCCTGGTCATCTTCACCATCTCTCTCCTCCTGAAAGCCCACCGTGCTGTAGGTAGCGAAGACCTGAATGACTTCAACCACACGGATAGACTCTAA
- a CDS encoding MnhB domain-containing protein: MHSTILSLSTRYLAPLLIGLSLIVLYRGHNMPGGGFIGGLIAASAVLLRSLAIKWDAAKKTIPLPPTVLMSVGLMLAMASGLPALIDGDSFLTSRWLPTFTVPLLGDVKLGTPLLFDVGVYFTVIGFTLKCAIALATESDS, encoded by the coding sequence ATGCACTCTACCATTCTCAGCCTATCCACCCGCTACCTGGCCCCTCTTCTGATCGGCCTCTCCCTGATCGTGCTCTACCGCGGTCACAACATGCCAGGCGGTGGCTTCATTGGCGGCCTCATCGCAGCTTCTGCCGTCTTACTACGCTCACTAGCTATCAAGTGGGATGCCGCCAAGAAAACCATCCCTCTACCTCCCACCGTGCTGATGAGTGTGGGACTCATGTTGGCCATGGCTAGCGGCCTTCCCGCCTTGATCGATGGTGACTCATTCCTCACCTCACGCTGGCTACCAACTTTCACCGTACCACTGTTAGGCGATGTCAAACTCGGCACCCCACTGCTGTTTGATGTCGGTGTCTACTTCACGGTAATCGGCTTTACACTCAAATGCGCCATCGCACTCGCTACAGAATCTGACTCATGA
- the mbhE gene encoding hydrogen gas-evolving membrane-bound hydrogenase subunit E — MPELLPCILLLLLLPCFIIPALGSFSSSRFGWLMCLPAFAAFFLLLKAAPGILDGQPVEYRVPWVPLLNVDFSLHLSGIRLVLALLVTGIGGFIQLYAYGYMHGPSPTKRMAILLYLFMFAMAGVCLADHMIVFFIFWEITSVSSYLLIGFNHADKISRRNALQALLVTGLGGVSLLLGFIMMASVTGVWHLSEISAFQPQLVSSSFYPAILTLVLLGAFTKSAQFPFHFWLPNAMAAPTPVSAYLHSATMVKAGVFLLFLMTPILGMTTAWSTALLISGGITFFLGGAFGFVQNDLKKILAGSTLAILGMITFLIGIGGSKAILAAVLVLLAHAFYKASLFMIAGCVDHSTGTRDIQVLGGLKKAMPLTALAAALAGLSMSGLPPFLGFIGKEYALKAALYSPDKIILLSTIIVSSMLIVGLALKAAYKPFWGTPQAPKEDIHESSTSMLLGPLILSCLGILTGLLPFTVSQLVISSTDQLSTSAYKDGIHLWSGFNLPLLLSTISIGLGITLYAFRDKVTPALAIIKPQSFDSLYEGTLNAILKFASKLTTGLQSGFLRHYIIIIILSTFVLIYQKLITFGVSNIFNSALPWNIPVVVITILMLGAILVAVNSRSRLTTLVALGLIGYGVAFLFMEYSAPDLAITQILVETLTVVLFASVVRKLPDHKPLSSTRSKIYDLTLSIAFGTMITLLVLKSNSLNLGHGISDAISRLSYPEGKGSNIVNVILVDFRALDTWGEICVLAIASLGAASILNTGIRKREK, encoded by the coding sequence ATGCCAGAACTACTCCCCTGCATACTGCTTCTCCTATTACTCCCCTGCTTCATCATTCCGGCGTTGGGGAGTTTTAGCAGTAGTCGATTTGGCTGGCTCATGTGCCTGCCAGCCTTTGCTGCGTTCTTTCTGCTCCTCAAGGCCGCTCCCGGCATACTGGATGGCCAGCCAGTGGAGTACCGTGTCCCTTGGGTTCCTCTACTCAATGTAGACTTTTCCCTGCATCTCTCGGGCATACGCTTGGTCCTCGCTCTCTTGGTCACAGGCATAGGAGGCTTCATCCAGCTCTATGCCTATGGCTACATGCATGGCCCCTCGCCCACCAAACGCATGGCGATCCTGCTCTACCTGTTCATGTTCGCCATGGCGGGCGTATGCCTGGCAGACCACATGATTGTCTTCTTCATTTTCTGGGAAATCACCAGCGTGAGCTCCTATCTGCTGATTGGCTTCAATCACGCCGACAAGATCTCCCGGAGAAATGCACTACAGGCTCTCTTGGTCACAGGCCTGGGCGGCGTCAGTCTCCTACTGGGCTTTATCATGATGGCCTCGGTCACAGGAGTCTGGCATCTCAGTGAGATCTCCGCGTTCCAGCCGCAGCTGGTGAGCTCCTCATTTTATCCGGCGATATTAACCTTGGTCCTCTTGGGGGCATTCACCAAGTCAGCCCAGTTCCCCTTCCACTTCTGGCTTCCGAATGCCATGGCGGCCCCCACTCCCGTCAGCGCCTACCTGCATTCTGCCACCATGGTGAAAGCCGGCGTCTTCCTGCTCTTCTTGATGACTCCCATTCTCGGCATGACCACCGCCTGGTCCACCGCACTACTCATCTCAGGTGGCATTACCTTCTTCCTCGGCGGCGCCTTTGGCTTTGTTCAAAACGACCTGAAAAAGATCCTGGCAGGCAGCACCCTCGCCATCCTCGGCATGATCACCTTCTTGATCGGCATCGGCGGCTCAAAAGCCATCCTGGCAGCCGTCCTCGTTCTCCTAGCCCACGCATTCTACAAAGCCAGCCTGTTTATGATCGCTGGCTGTGTAGACCACTCCACCGGCACCCGTGACATCCAGGTGCTGGGCGGGCTCAAAAAAGCCATGCCACTCACAGCCCTAGCCGCCGCGTTGGCAGGTCTCTCCATGTCAGGACTCCCTCCCTTCTTGGGGTTCATCGGCAAGGAATATGCACTCAAGGCAGCCCTCTACAGTCCGGATAAAATCATCCTGCTGAGCACCATCATCGTGAGCAGTATGCTTATTGTAGGGCTAGCACTCAAAGCCGCCTACAAACCATTCTGGGGCACACCACAAGCCCCCAAGGAAGACATTCATGAAAGCTCCACGAGCATGCTGCTGGGACCACTCATCCTCTCCTGCCTGGGTATCCTCACCGGTCTCCTGCCATTCACAGTTTCCCAACTGGTCATTTCCAGCACGGATCAGCTCAGCACGAGTGCCTATAAGGACGGCATCCACCTCTGGAGCGGCTTCAACCTTCCCCTCCTCTTGAGCACTATTTCGATAGGACTAGGCATCACGCTATACGCCTTTAGAGATAAGGTCACCCCCGCCTTGGCCATCATCAAGCCGCAGTCCTTCGACAGCCTCTATGAAGGCACGCTCAACGCGATCCTGAAGTTTGCCAGCAAGCTTACCACTGGCCTGCAATCCGGCTTCCTCCGCCATTACATCATTATCATCATTCTCTCCACCTTTGTCCTGATCTACCAGAAGCTCATCACCTTTGGGGTCTCTAACATTTTTAATTCAGCACTACCCTGGAACATCCCAGTAGTTGTCATCACGATTCTGATGTTAGGAGCCATTCTGGTAGCCGTGAACTCTAGATCACGACTCACCACCTTGGTAGCTCTTGGCCTGATCGGCTATGGCGTAGCCTTCCTCTTCATGGAGTACAGTGCTCCAGACCTAGCCATTACGCAGATTCTCGTGGAGACCCTGACAGTGGTTCTCTTCGCCTCCGTGGTACGCAAACTGCCCGACCACAAACCACTCTCGAGCACACGCAGCAAGATCTACGATCTCACGCTCTCCATCGCCTTCGGCACCATGATCACACTCTTAGTGCTCAAGTCCAACTCTCTGAATCTGGGCCATGGCATCTCGGACGCCATTTCCAGACTTTCCTATCCGGAAGGCAAGGGCAGCAACATCGTCAACGTCATTCTGGTAGACTTCCGGGCCCTAGATACCTGGGGAGAAATCTGCGTTCTCGCCATCGCTTCATTAGGCGCGGCATCCATCCTCAATACAGGCATTAGAAAACGGGAAAAATAA
- a CDS encoding universal stress protein, whose translation MQDYKKIIVPIGLQDKDAGAIAWACRIARYTDADDILFIHPYDNHDMPESLRGDDSFTNELLEEIKKLVAENCGSSEEINFRFDVVTGKGELTSLLEAISEQDSDLIVIGKDSFGSSMPVRLARQAPCSVMSVPVECPPKLTKLMVTTDFSKYAKEALEIAVQVAQSRGLKEIESVHVYNLGRQSHKLTIPESTQLEIAADFARERHEEFINDVDLQGVKVNMHNYNNRYVYDALQAATTELGADMIIVSCRGKNALTSWLLGSVAENLLKEANVPVLAAKMRGTGQNFLNVLLGD comes from the coding sequence ATGCAAGACTACAAAAAAATCATCGTTCCCATCGGCCTTCAGGATAAAGACGCAGGAGCCATCGCTTGGGCATGCCGCATTGCCCGATACACTGATGCCGACGACATCCTCTTCATCCACCCGTATGATAACCATGACATGCCGGAATCTCTGCGAGGTGATGATTCATTCACCAACGAACTGTTAGAAGAAATCAAAAAACTCGTCGCAGAGAACTGCGGCTCCAGTGAAGAGATTAATTTCCGCTTTGATGTCGTTACAGGAAAAGGTGAACTCACCTCCCTGCTGGAAGCCATCTCTGAACAAGACTCTGATCTAATTGTTATCGGAAAAGACTCTTTTGGTTCTTCCATGCCAGTGAGGCTCGCCCGTCAGGCTCCCTGCTCAGTCATGTCTGTGCCAGTGGAATGCCCGCCGAAGCTTACCAAGCTCATGGTGACGACCGATTTTTCCAAGTACGCTAAAGAGGCGCTGGAGATCGCCGTGCAAGTAGCACAAAGCCGTGGCCTGAAGGAGATCGAGAGCGTGCACGTCTACAATCTGGGCCGGCAATCCCACAAGCTCACGATCCCGGAATCCACCCAACTGGAGATCGCCGCGGACTTTGCCCGTGAGCGCCACGAGGAATTCATCAACGACGTAGACCTGCAAGGCGTGAAGGTGAATATGCACAATTACAACAACCGCTATGTCTACGATGCTCTTCAGGCTGCCACCACTGAACTGGGCGCAGACATGATCATCGTCAGCTGCCGCGGCAAAAACGCACTCACATCCTGGCTGCTTGGCAGTGTGGCAGAAAACCTTCTTAAGGAAGCCAATGTCCCTGTTCTCGCTGCAAAGATGAGAGGCACCGGACAGAACTTCCTCAACGTCCTCCTAGGTGACTAG
- a CDS encoding efflux RND transporter permease subunit: MVLSDISIRRPVVALVISIVIILLGVLSFKSLPVREYPNTDAPVVSVTTVLQGADAATVESTITEPLEEQISTIDGIKLLKSESREQVSQITIEFNLDRDVDEAANDVRDKVSRARGRLPDEIDEPQVSKQEADASPIIWFSVNSDQRSLLELSDLADRIIKQRMQTVPGVGNIIIGGEKRFAMRVWLSAEKLAAYDLTSNDITAALRNQNVDIPGGRTEALTREFTVRIEGDMKSASEFNKLIVAHRNGQPVFLEDIGRAELGSEDYRTRTFFNGSPTVGIGIVRQSQANLLEVAEGVKKEAETITQAGLLPPDVNLELAYDSSIFVQRSVDEVYVTLAQAVGLVVLVIFLFLRDWRATIIPLVTIPVSLIGTFAIMAALGFTINVLTLLALVLAVGLVVDDSIVVLENIYRRIEEGENPIRGAVRGSRQVAFAVIATTLTLVAVFLPVAFQSGTTGRLFYEFGITMAISVVISSFVALTLAPMLSSRILNIKQVDGHAKHNWFYEKTEFIFEGMTKGFAKVLRGAMKVGFVAFILVIAAFFAVSTLYPKLKRELVPLEDRGLFISLFFAPLGSTSDYTQRYVGTMDGIVRDKEETASNFSVTALGRGTPGSGDQGLMFTRLKPWEERDRKTQEVMGEITADYADQVTGGMALAIPRKPLGGSSLGSNLQFVLQGSNFDKLEQLGGQMMGEMRQSGIFTSVRPEPKTNKPELKVTPNRLKCADLGVEVAEVAETLQTMFGSTEATRFKKNARQYDVIVQLDDKERATPKDLTRVYVRSRGGSMVPLASLVDVKEGVAPEKFPRYNRLNAYIISAELLPGNSLGDGVEWLQAKSDELLPQGYSYTFDGEAREYVESSSDTMMLFLLALLFTYLILAAQFESWIHPITIYTGVIIAIAAGVTAIWATQFPWFSGLFGFGQLTDNLFTKFGFIMLIGMVAKNGILIVEFANQLQLEGKTAREAAYEAAVMRLRPILMTAISTVCGVAPIAFATGAGAETRNPLGFVVVIGVGVSAMLTLFVIPVFYLFFDWLKRKMTGSGSAHGLQQSDKIASDMAKEDQRKLLEAQ; the protein is encoded by the coding sequence ATGGTTTTATCTGACATTTCCATCCGCCGTCCGGTGGTTGCGCTGGTGATATCCATCGTAATCATCCTGCTTGGCGTACTTTCATTCAAATCACTTCCAGTCAGGGAATACCCGAACACGGATGCTCCTGTAGTCTCTGTGACCACGGTACTCCAGGGTGCGGACGCCGCCACCGTGGAGTCCACCATTACCGAGCCTCTGGAAGAGCAGATTTCCACTATCGACGGTATCAAGCTACTCAAGTCTGAATCCCGCGAACAGGTCTCACAGATCACCATCGAGTTCAACCTGGACCGCGATGTAGATGAAGCAGCCAATGATGTTAGAGACAAGGTCTCCCGTGCTCGCGGCCGCCTACCCGATGAGATTGACGAGCCTCAAGTTTCCAAGCAGGAAGCGGATGCTTCCCCGATCATCTGGTTCTCAGTGAACTCCGACCAACGCTCTCTCTTGGAGCTTTCCGATCTTGCCGACCGCATCATCAAGCAGCGCATGCAAACGGTGCCCGGAGTAGGTAACATCATCATCGGTGGTGAGAAGCGCTTCGCCATGCGCGTCTGGCTCTCAGCCGAAAAGCTTGCCGCCTATGACCTGACCTCCAATGACATTACAGCTGCACTACGCAACCAGAACGTCGACATCCCAGGTGGCCGCACCGAGGCTTTGACCCGTGAATTCACTGTCCGTATCGAAGGAGACATGAAAAGCGCGAGCGAGTTCAACAAACTCATCGTAGCCCACCGCAACGGCCAGCCTGTCTTCCTGGAAGATATCGGCCGCGCCGAACTCGGCTCCGAGGACTACCGCACCCGCACCTTCTTCAATGGCAGCCCCACCGTCGGTATCGGCATCGTCCGTCAATCACAGGCAAACCTACTTGAGGTAGCCGAGGGTGTAAAAAAGGAGGCGGAGACAATCACCCAGGCGGGCTTGCTACCACCAGACGTCAATCTGGAGCTAGCCTACGATTCCTCCATCTTCGTACAGCGCTCCGTAGACGAAGTGTACGTGACCTTGGCACAGGCTGTTGGCCTAGTGGTACTGGTCATCTTCCTTTTCCTACGTGACTGGCGCGCCACCATCATCCCACTGGTCACCATTCCGGTATCCTTGATCGGTACCTTCGCGATAATGGCCGCACTTGGCTTCACCATCAACGTCCTTACCCTGCTTGCTCTCGTACTGGCAGTTGGTCTAGTAGTCGATGACTCCATCGTGGTTCTTGAGAACATCTACCGCCGAATCGAGGAAGGTGAAAACCCGATCCGTGGTGCCGTACGCGGATCCCGTCAAGTGGCCTTCGCCGTGATTGCAACCACTCTCACCTTGGTAGCCGTATTCCTGCCCGTGGCTTTCCAGTCCGGCACCACGGGACGCTTGTTCTATGAGTTTGGTATCACCATGGCAATCTCGGTGGTGATCTCCTCCTTCGTGGCCCTGACACTCGCGCCGATGCTCAGCTCCCGTATTCTGAACATCAAGCAGGTGGATGGACACGCTAAGCACAACTGGTTCTACGAAAAAACAGAGTTCATTTTTGAAGGCATGACCAAAGGCTTTGCCAAGGTTCTGCGTGGCGCCATGAAAGTAGGCTTTGTAGCCTTCATTCTAGTCATCGCAGCCTTCTTTGCAGTCTCCACTCTGTACCCCAAGCTCAAGCGCGAACTCGTGCCCCTAGAAGACCGGGGTCTATTCATCTCCCTGTTCTTCGCTCCTTTAGGCTCCACCTCAGACTATACACAGCGCTATGTAGGCACCATGGATGGCATCGTCCGTGACAAGGAAGAGACCGCCTCTAACTTCTCCGTCACAGCCTTAGGCCGTGGTACCCCCGGCTCAGGTGATCAGGGCCTGATGTTCACCAGGCTCAAACCGTGGGAGGAACGCGACCGCAAGACTCAGGAGGTCATGGGCGAGATCACAGCTGACTATGCCGACCAAGTGACCGGCGGCATGGCTCTTGCCATTCCCCGCAAGCCACTAGGTGGTTCATCCCTAGGCTCCAACCTTCAGTTTGTCCTGCAAGGGTCCAACTTCGACAAACTCGAGCAACTCGGCGGCCAGATGATGGGGGAAATGCGCCAGAGCGGCATCTTCACCAGCGTCCGTCCTGAACCAAAGACCAACAAACCCGAGCTGAAAGTCACCCCGAACCGACTCAAGTGCGCCGACCTCGGAGTCGAGGTAGCCGAGGTCGCGGAGACACTGCAGACAATGTTTGGCTCCACCGAAGCTACCCGCTTCAAGAAGAACGCCCGCCAGTACGACGTCATTGTCCAGCTGGACGATAAAGAGCGTGCTACCCCAAAAGACCTGACCCGTGTTTATGTCCGCTCCAGAGGCGGTTCCATGGTTCCACTTGCCAGCCTTGTCGACGTAAAGGAAGGCGTAGCTCCGGAAAAATTCCCGCGCTACAACCGCCTCAATGCTTACATCATCAGTGCAGAGCTCCTACCAGGCAACAGCTTGGGCGACGGTGTTGAATGGCTGCAGGCAAAGTCTGACGAGCTCCTGCCACAGGGCTACTCCTACACCTTCGACGGAGAAGCCCGTGAGTACGTGGAAAGCTCTAGTGACACCATGATGCTCTTCTTACTGGCTCTGCTGTTCACTTACTTGATTCTGGCGGCCCAGTTCGAAAGCTGGATCCACCCGATCACCATCTATACCGGGGTAATCATCGCGATCGCTGCAGGGGTAACCGCCATCTGGGCGACCCAGTTCCCATGGTTCTCTGGCCTCTTCGGCTTTGGCCAACTCACCGACAACCTCTTTACCAAGTTTGGCTTCATCATGCTCATCGGCATGGTTGCCAAGAACGGAATTCTCATTGTGGAATTCGCCAACCAGCTTCAGCTGGAAGGAAAAACTGCCCGCGAGGCAGCCTACGAAGCAGCTGTTATGCGCCTTCGTCCGATCCTGATGACCGCCATCTCTACGGTCTGCGGCGTGGCTCCGATTGCCTTCGCTACTGGCGCGGGCGCGGAAACACGGAACCCACTGGGCTTCGTGGTGGTGATTGGTGTCGGCGTCTCCGCTATGCTTACCCTGTTCGTCATCCCTGTGTTCTACCTCTTCTTTGACTGGTTGAAACGCAAGATGACTGGCAGTGGATCTGCCCACGGATTGCAGCAATCTGACAAGATTGCCTCAGACATGGCCAAAGAGGACCAAAGAAAACTTCTGGAAGCCCAGTAA